A stretch of Tripterygium wilfordii isolate XIE 37 chromosome 11, ASM1340144v1, whole genome shotgun sequence DNA encodes these proteins:
- the LOC120009710 gene encoding autophagy-related protein 18a-like — translation MAQRSDSESDGDSCSSLPSSADHPSLIQSSNPDSNPNPTSSGSIPTLLHLSFNQNNACFAAGTNSGFLVFQCEPFKLQFRRDFLPQPRGAVGFVGMLFRSQMLGLVGLPNAGSDPVQPPMFPSNKLMIWNDVESRCIGELSFRSDVKSVRLRNDRIVVVLQHRVYVYNFADLKLVHQIETAANPKGLCEVSHVVGPMVLVTLGLQKGQLRIEDYRSKRTKFVMAHDSRLACLTLTQDGRLLATASSKGTLIRVFNALDGSLLQEVRRGSERAEIYSLAFSSTAQWLAASSDKGTVHVFCLKAVSGLLGNDGSCAAAEQSLSDQPSKLSLSLFKGILPRYFSSEWSVAQFRLNEGLQYLVAFGLQKNTLMIIGMDGSFHRCQFDPMAGGEMTRLEYYNFLKPAEESS, via the exons ATGGCTCAGCGGTCCGATTCTGAGTCGGACGGGGACTCCTGCTCTTCGCTCCCTAGTTCAGCTGACCATCCTTCTCTCATCCAATCCAGCAACCCGGACTCGAACCCGAATCCGACGTCGTCGGGCTCGATACCTACTTTACTCCACCTCTCTTTCAACCAGAACAACGCGTGCTTCGCAGCGGGGACCAATTCCGGTTTCCTCGTCTTCCAGTGCGAGCCATTCAAGCTTCAATTTCGCCGTGACTTCTTACCGCAGCCGCGAGGGGCCGTTGGATTCGTTGGGATGCTCTTCCGTAGCCAGATGCTTGGACTTGTGGGTCTTCCGAACGCCGGCAGTGATCCCGTACAGCCACCGATGTTCCCGTCGAACAAACTCATGATCTGGAACGATGTCGAGTCAAGGTGTATCGGCGAGCTCTCCTTCCGCTCAGACGTTAAGTCCGTTCGTCTCCGGAACGACCGTATCGTTGTGGTGTTGCAGCATAGGGTTTACGTCTATAACTTCGCGGATTTGAAGCTGGTACACCAAATCGAGACTGCCGCGAACCCTAAAGGCCTTTGCGAGGTTTCGCACGTGGTAGGACCTATGGTGCTGGTGACTCTTGGCCTCCAGAAAGGGCAATTGAGGATCGAGGATTACCGGTCAAAGCGTACTAAGTTTGTCATGGCGCATGATTCAAGGTTAGCGTGCTTAACACTCACTCAGGATGGGAGGCTGTTGGCTACGGCCAGTAGTAAAGGGACTCTAATTAGAGTTTTCAATGCTCTTGATGGCTCGCTTCTGCAAGAG GTCAGGAGAGGTTCAGAGAGAGCTGAGATATATAGCCTTGCTTTCTCTTCAACTGCACAGTGGCTAGCTGCTTCAAGTGACAAGGGAACTGTCCATGTCTTCTGTCTCAAGGCAGTTTCTGGATTGTTGGGGAATGATGGATCTTGTGCTGCAGCTGAGCAGAGTCTGTCTGATCAGCCATCTAAATTGTCACTTTCCCTCTTTAAAG gTATATTGCCAAGGTATTTTAGCTCAGAGTGGTCGGTGGCTCAGTTTCGGTTGAATGAAGGTTTGCAGTACCTTGTGGCCTTTGGGCTCCAAAAAAACACTCTTATGATTATCGGCATGGATGGAAG TTTCCACAGATGCCAGTTCGATCCCATGGCTGGTGGAGAGATGACTCGGCTTGAATACTACAATTTCCTGAAGCCAGCAGAAGAGTCTTCCTGA
- the LOC120009711 gene encoding probable histone H2A.5 produces the protein MESATIKGAGGRRGGERKKAVRKSTKAGLQFPVGRIARFMKKGRYAQRMGTGAPIYLAAVLEYLAAEVLELAGNAARDNKKNRINPRHVLLAIRNDDELGKLLQGVTIANGGVLPNINPVLLPKRSTTDSEKASQPKS, from the exons ATGGAGTCAGCAACGATTAAAGGCGCAGGTGGTAGACGAGGAGGAGAAAGGAAGAAGGCGGTGAGGAAGTCGACGAAGGCAGGGCTCCAGTTCCCCGTCGGTCGGATCGCTCGGTTCATGAAGAAAGGTCGTTATGCCCAGAGAATGGGAACCGGAGCTCCGATCTATCTCGCTGCCGTTCTCGAGTACCTCGCTGCAGAG GTGTTGGAATTGGCGGGGAACGCGGCACGTGACAACAAGAAGAACAGGATAAACCCGAGGCACGTGCTTCTGGCGATAAGAAACGATGATGAATTGGGGAAGCTTCTTCAAGGCGTCACTATTGCTAATGGTGGAGTCCTTCCCAACATAAACCCTGTTCTCCTGCCCAAGCGCTCCACCACTGATTCTGAGAAGGCCTCTCAGCCCAAATCTTAA
- the LOC120009709 gene encoding uncharacterized protein LOC120009709, which translates to MISVMNNDCDFERKISDAVEEGRVPGDGVDSVDEVRVSSLGLDSRAPESEGDRRVLGNERSEDARVRARVSEDSDGVDKEMGVRVFEPKDGDSTVVRFDPQDDEFDGNDDASDSETGVSGSVDSQGDMYKSLLSEFDDYVASEKNGSTLGTSRALKYGLEVGDMVWGKVKSHPWWPGHIFNEAFASPSVRRTRRNGHVLVAFFGDSSYGWFDPSELIPFDRNFAEKSQQTTARNFVKAVEEAMDEASRRRGLGLACRCRNPYNFRPTNVKGYFAVDVPDYEPNVIYSVNQISKARDGFQPSAILSFLKQLALAPRDSEETSLEFVNNKATVSCLRKAVFEEFDETYAQAFGVQPTPQSRENVVVPDREPPRAPLSGPLVIAETLSGGKSSKKSLKVKDHSKKDRYLFKRRDEPSDSAAILVSPGQMSLLAPSAACMEGSLAPEAGDYVLQKRAASAPHLMAKDEQSDLLSGRDGAVLRGDLYGKGVQNINLAPIHSSALASQVADDVKPSLQKERVLNQAMRESSKGFTGFFGKEVLPGLFDGTSPSFRQDEIMPDLKYEQDVKASRLNEGFQSSGLRFSARPEGNMGSVQIQDDCTGVRPLSTDAKHSGKINDNVKMKKPKILKRPLGELGTDNSTMGEKKMKKKKVFGSETVPHRPLKHMTSGTGAGGNLAGKSSHVSMVRKGDSQVNLQRKDGSATSSLLNSVGASPMAGLGNNELKLPQLLKDLRGLALNPFHGSERNSPRTIQQFFLRFRSLYYQKSSVLSPPTENEPLELRATKSFPGVGVSGISPGENTRKLLPSKPVKPNNRPEDPTKAGRKRLPSDRQEEIAAKRLKKINHLKALAAEKKTAQRPAEVHQSEGKEQVTMAPTRPIKANTTIRKMVPPARPVEPTMLVMKFPPETSLPSPAELKARFGRFGSIDQDAMRVFWRSFTCRVVFRHKLDAQAAYKYAVANKSLFGNVNVRYQLREVGGSAPEGSGADKGRGDDTPMDTSRYKDPMTERPTPALAQPPIPQSSIQLKSCLKRSNGDEASQVTGGNGNGGRRTPRVKFMLGGKETSMLANRNNNTSFADAGASGSMDFNSKNNIHMAIPSSTSSSILPLPPQFAKAPPNELHRTSHNLNTSPAVAAAASAAAGIDISQQMLSLMTRCSDVVNSLTGLLGYVPYHPL; encoded by the exons ATGATATCTGTAATGAACAACGATTGTGATTTTGAGAGGAAGATATCGGATGCGGTTGAAGAAGGTAGGGTTCCGGGGGATGGTGTCGATAGCGTTGATGAAGTTAGGGTTTCATCATTGGGGCTGGATTCAAGAGCTCCAGAGAGTGAAGGAGACCGTAGGGTCTTGGGTAACGAAAGATCTGAGGATGCTAGGGTTAGAGCTAGGGTTTCTGAGGATAGTGATGGTGTAGATAAGGAAATGGGAGTTAGAGTTTTTGAACCAAAAGATGGGGACTCTACTGTTGTTCGTTTTGACCCGCAGGATGATGAGTTTGATGGTAACGATGATGCGTCTGATTCTGAAACTGGTGTATCTGGTAGTGTTGATAGTCAGGGAGACATGTATAAGTCTTTGTTGTCAGAGTTTGATGATTATGTAGCAAGTGAGAAAAATGGATCGACGCTGGGTACTTCCCGGGCATTGAAGTATGGATTGGAAGTGGGTGATATGGTGTGGGGCAAGGTGAAATCACACCCGTGGTGGCCAGGGCATATATTCAATGAGGCATTTGCATCACCTTCCGTCCGTCGGACAAGGAGAAATGGTCATGTGCTGGTGGCCTTCTTTGGGGATAGTAGTTATGGTTGGTTTGACCCATCCGAGCTTATCCCTTTTGACCGCAATTTTGCAGAGAAATCCCAGCAAACTACAGCGAGGAATTTCGTTAAGGCTGTGGAGGAAGCAATGGATGAGGCTAGTAGGAGGCGTGGCCTTGGCTTGGCTTGTAGATGTAGGAACCCATATAACTTTCGGCCCACTAATGTGAAAGGTTATTTTGCGGTGGATGTTCCAGATTATGAACCTAATGTGATATATTCAGTGAATCAGATTAGCAAGGCAAGAGATGGTTTTCAGCCAAGTGCCATTCTTTCGTTTTTGAAACAATTGGCATTGGCACCTCGAGATAGTGAGGAGACAAGTCTTGAATTTGTAAACAATAAGGCTACGGTGTCTTGCTTGCGCAAGGCTGTGTTTGAGGAGTTTGATGAGACATACGCACAGGCATTTGGAGTGCAACCGACACCCCAATCTCGTGAAAATGTTGTTGTGCCAGATAGGGAGCCTCCCCGag CTCCTTTAAGTGGTCCACTAGTGATCGCAGAAACACTAAGTGGTGGCAAGAGCTCCAAAAAGTCTTTGAAAGTCAAGGACCATTCTAAAAAAGACAGGTACCTCTTCAAGAGGAGAGATGAACCAAGTGACTCAGCAGCCATTCTAGTGAGCCCAGGGCAAATGAGCTTGCTGGCTCCATCTGCTGCTTGCATGGAGGGATCCTTAGCACCAGAAGCAGGAGATTATGTGTTACAGAAGAGGGCAGCTTCAGCACCTCATCTTATGGCAAAAGATGAGCAATCCGATTTGTTATCAGGCAGGGATGGTGCAGTTTTAAGAGGAGATTTGTATGGTAAAGGTGTGCAAAATATTAATCTTGCTCCAATTCATAGCAGTGCACTTGCTAGCCAAGTTGCTGATGATGTGAAGCCGTCTCTTCAGAAGGAGAGGGTTCTTAATCAAGCAATGAGAGAAAGCAGCAAAGGTTTTACTGGTTTTTTTGGGAAGGAAGTGTTGCCAGGTTTATTTGATGGTACATCACCATCTTTTCGGCAAGATGAGATTATGCCTGACCTCAAATATGAGCAGGATGTGAAAGCATCCCGATTAAATGAAGGCTTTCAGTCAAGTGGGTTGAGATTTTCAGCAAGACCAGAAGGAAATATGGGATCTGTTCAGATTCAGGATGATTGCACTGGTGTGCGTCCTTTATCGACTGATGCAAAGCATTCTGGTAAAATAAATGATAATGTTAAGATGAAAAAGCCCAAAATTCTTAAACGGCCATTGGGAGAGTTGGGCACTGACAACTCTACTATGGGggagaaaaaaatgaagaaaaagaaagtttttGGCTCAGAAACAGTCCCTCATCGTCCGCTGAAGCATATGACCTCTGGCACAGGTGCTGGGGGCAATTTAGCAGGAAAATCCAGCCATGTTAGCATGGTTCGTAAGGGGGATTCTCAGGTGAACCTACAGAGGAAAGATGGCAGCGCCACTAGTTCCTTGCTTAATTCTGTTGGTGCATCTCCAATGGCTGGTTTAGGAAATAATGAGCTCAAGCTTCCACAACTTCTCAAGGATTTGCGTGGCCTTGCTCTTAATCCCTTTCATGGGTCGGAGAGGAATAGCCCTCGAACGatacaacaattttttttgcgATTTCGGTCCCTTTATTACCAGAAAAGCTCAGTTCTGTCACCACCAACAGAGAATGAACCTCTTGAGTTGCGTGCAACAAAATCTTTCCCTGGTGTTGGTGTTTCTGGCATTTCTCCTGGTGAGAATACTCGAAAGTTATTACCTTCAAAGCCTGTGAAACCCAATAATAGACCTGAGGATCCAACGAAAGCTGGGCGAAAGCGTCTTCCATCTGATCGTCAAGAAGAGATTGCAGCAAAGAGACTGAAGAAGATCAATCATTTGAAAGCATTGGCTGCAGAGAAGAAGACTGCTCAGAGGCCTGCAGAAGTCCATCAATCAGAGGGAAAAGAGCAAGTGACCATGGCCCCAACAAGGCCTATCAAAGCGAACACTACCATAAGGAAAATGGTGCCTCCAGCTAGACCTGTTGAGCCTACAATGTTGGTGATGAAATTCCCTCCTGAGACATCACTTCCATCTCCTGCAGAGCTTAAGGCAAGGTTTGGTCGTTTTGGCTCAATAGATCAGGATGCTATGCGAGTGTTTTGGAGATCCTTCACTTGTCGTGTCGTGTTCCGGCATAAGCTTGATGCTCAAGCTGCATATAAATATGCTGTTGCAAACAAGTCCTTATTTGGCAATGTGAATGTGAGGTACCAACTTCGGGAAGTGGGAGGTTCTGCTCCTGAAGGATCCGGAGCTGACAAGGGCAGAGGTGATGATACTCCAATGGATACTTCGCGATACAAAGATCCAATGACCGAGAGACCTACACCAGCACTTGCGCAGCCGCCTATTCCACAGTCAAGTATCCAGCTCAAGTCCTGTTTGAAGAGATCAAATGGGGATGAAGCAAGCCAGGTAACGggtggtaatggtaatggtggtaGAAGGACTCCCCGTGTAAAattcatgttgggtgggaaagAAACTAGTATGCTTGCTAATAGAAACAACAATACTAGTTTTGCCGATGCTGGTGCTTCTGGTTCAATGGATTTTAATAGTAAGAACAACATTCATATGGCCATTCCTTCTTCTACATCATCATCCATCCTTCCCCTTCCTCCACAATTTGCAAAAGCCCCTCCTAATGAGTTGCATCGTACTTCCCACAATCTTAATACTTCACCTGCTGTTGCTGCTGCCGCCTCTGCCGCAGCCGGCATAGATATCTCACAACAGATGCTAAGCCTTATGACAAGATGCAGTGATGTTGTTAACAGTCTGACGGGCCTGCTAGGATATGTCCCATACCATCCCCTATGA
- the LOC120009581 gene encoding ATP-dependent DNA helicase Q-like SIM, whose amino-acid sequence MMDDNGTSSDQVIHRLVEMGFENSIVKEAVEEVGPSFDVAVEYILNSSHRDNRDVSSRTQTFRSSRKNLGKRSLPSQHSADLMRQSSILDHFQSAGGQKRSRTKAVPTILDSQSMGSPCPGEECTDSSPSMNCNTKTIQESSPIHCLQEDFKSDWEEKVGIIMQKHFGYSSLKNFQKEALSAWLAHKDCLVLAATGSGKSLCFQIPAIISGKVVVVISPLISLMHDQCLKLSKHGVSACFLGSGQLDRSLEHKALRGLYSIIYVCPETVLRLIKPLQTLAENRGIALFGIDEVHCVSKWGHGFRPDYRKLSVLRENFSASNLKFLKYDIPLMALTATATVRVRDDILISLCMSKETRVVLTSFFRSNLRFSVRHSRTSSSSSYEKDFHQLIDVYTRRRTVHKKENTNSKEMDSHGGIVKADVFPPCVLDNSENGCSDIDDDNDDDDENSLKHKESTASEGQEMSVDYLENEIDIFQSTNDWDVACGEFCGESPSKDMDICGSSELIDPPNKLEERLKLLQEPLECGSTIIYVPTRKETLSIAKYLCRFGVKAAAYNASLPKTHLRRVHKEFHEDVLQVIVATVAFGMGIDKLNVRRIIHYGWPQSLEAYYQEAGRAGRDGKLADCILYANLSRIPSLLPTQRSEDQTKQAYKMLADCFRYGMSTSVCRAKILVEYFGEDFSHEKCLLCDVCVNGPPEIKNVKEELNILMQVIAAYHGRSGLTDGCYDGEASSDTRRRQFIEKPNLRMFISKIREQSQTYLATDTLWWRGLARILEGKEFITEGDDKIHVQIKYPKPTKLGLEFLQFENDQTFNVYPEADMLLSLNKSRSYSTFADWGKGWADPDIRRQRLERMGSNRKPRKPRQPRNRQSRKRNQDLGTARGRIQAKLLKQKQ is encoded by the exons ATGATGGATGACAATGGCACATCCAGTGATCAAGTCATCCATAGACTTGTTGAAATGGGTTTTGAGAATTCCATAGTCAAAGAGGCTGTAGAAGAGGTTGGTCCATCTTTTGACGTTGCAGTTGAGTACATCCTGAATAGCTCTCACAGGGACAACAGAGATGTATCAAGTAGGACTCAAACTTTCAGGAGCAGTCGAAAGAATTTAGGCAAAAGATCCTTGCCCTCCCAGCATTCTGCAGATCTAATGCGTCAATCTAGTATTTTAGATCATTTTCAATCCGCAGGAGGACAGAAACGAAGCAGAACTAAAGCTGTACCCACTATTTTGGATTCTCAATCTATGGGGTCACCTTGTCCTGGAGAAGAATGTACAGATTCTTCACCTTCTATGAATTGCAATACCAAAACCATACAAGAATCATCACCAATCCATTGCCTACAGGAAGATTTCAAATCGGATTGGGAAGAGAAAGTTGGTATTATTATGCAAAAGCATTTTGGTTATTCATCCTTGAAGAATTTCCAAAAGGAAGCATTGTCTGCTTGGCTAGCTCACAAAGATTGCCTTGTACTGGCTGCAACAGGATCTG GTAAATCCTTATGTTTTCAGATTCCAGCTATAATATCCGGGAAAGTTGTGGTGGTGATTTCACCACTGATAAGCTTGATGCATGATCAGTGCTTAAAGCTATCGAAACATGGTGTCTCTGCTTGCTTTCTTGGATCTGGGCAACTTGACAGAAGCTTGGAACACAAAGCATTGAGAGGCCTGTATAGCATAATATATGTTTGTCCAGAGACAGTTCTAAG ACTGATAAAACCACTTCAGACACTTGCAGAAAACCGTGGAATTGCGTTGTTTGGGATAGATGAAGTTCATTGTGTTTCTAAGTGGGGCCATGGTTTTCGGCCTGATTACAG GAAACTGTCTGTCTTGCGAGAGAATTTCAGTGCTAGCAATTTGAAATTCTTAAAATATGATATTCCCCTGATGGCACTGACTGCTACTGCAACTGTTCGGGTTCGAGATGACATTCTCATTTCATTGTGCATGTCAAAGGAGACAAGGGTTGTCCTCACTTCTTTTTTCCGATCAAATCTTCGGTTTTCG GTTAGGCATAGTAGaacatcttcttcatcttcatatGAGAAGGACTTCCACCAGCTAATAGACGTATATACTAGGAGGCGTACTGTTCACAAGAAAGAAAATACGAATTCAAAAGAAATGGACAGTCATGGCGGCATAGTTAAAGCAGATGTGTTCCCTCCCTGTGTTTTGGACAACTCTGAAAATGGTTGTAGTGACATAGATGATGAcaacgatgatgatgatgaaaattcATTGAAACATAAGGAATCGACTGCTTCTGAGGGACAAGAAATGTCAGTTGACTATTTGGAAAATGAGATTGACATCTTTCAGAGCACTAATGATTGGGATG TTGCCTGTGGTGAATTTTGTGGAGAATCTCCATCTAAGGACATGGATATTTGTGGGTCATCTGAGCTGATTGATCCACCGAATAAACTAGAAGAAAGACTAAAACTTCTGCAAGAGCCTTTAGAGTGTGGGTCAACCATCATATATGTTCCCACAAGAAAGGAGACGTTGAGTATTGCAAAGTATCTTTGCCGATTTGGTGTGAAGGCTGCTGCATACAATGCGTCG TTGCCAAAAACACATTTAAGGCGGGTTCACAAGGAATTTCATGAAGATGTGCTGCAG GTGATTGTAGCGACTGTTGCTTTTGGAATGGGGATTGACAAGTTAAATGTTCGAAGAATCATCCACTATGGCTGGCCACAG AGTTTAGAAGCATATTATCAAGAAGCTGGCCGAGCTGGAAGGGATGGGAAATTAGCAGACTGTA TCTTATATGCAAACCTATCAAGAATACCTTCACTTCTGCCCACTCAAAGAAGTGAAGATCAGACAAAACAAGCCTACAAGATGTTAGCTGATTGCTTCAG ATATGGAATGAGCACTTCAGTTTGTAGGGCTAAAATACTTGTGGAGTACTTTGGAGAGGATTTTAGTCATGAGAAGTGTCTCTT GTGCGATGTATGTGTAAACGGACCTCCTgaaataaaaaatgtgaaagAGGAACTGAATATTTTGATGCAGGTCATTGCTGCTTATCAT GGAAGGAGTGGTCTCACAGATGGATGCTATGATGGTGAAGCCTCTAGTGACACAAGAAGACGTCAATTCATTGAGAAGCCAAACCTTAGGATGTTCATCAGTAAGATAAGGGAGCAG TCTCAAACGTACTTGGCTACCGATACGCTATGGTGGCGAGGTCTGGCTCGAATTTTGGAAGGCAAAGAGTTCATCACTGAAGGAGATGACAAG ATTCATGTTCAGATAAAATATCCAAAGCCAACAAAACTAGGACTGgagtttttgcaatttgagaatgATCAAACATTTAATGTTTACCCTGAGGCAGATATGCTGCTTTCCTTGAACAAATCCAGATCATATTCTACTTTTGCTGATTGGGGAAAGGGCTGGGCTGATCCTGATATTCGCCGTCAGCGCTTAGAGAGGATGGGATCGAACCGAAAGCCTCGAAAGCCACGGCAACCAAGAAATAGACAATCGAGAAAACGTAATCAGGATTTGGGAACTGCTCGGGGTAGAATACAAGCTAAACTTCTAAAACAGAAGCAATAA